DNA sequence from the Paenibacillus physcomitrellae genome:
GGCGCTTGAGGAAGGGGCTTCCGTTAAGGAACACAAGCTGATTGCCGCCCGTAAAGCGCTGGACGAAGCGGCGCCTGCCCAACGCAAGAAAGCTCCAGCTGTACGCAAGGCGCTCAAACAGCGGCAAATTGGACCGGGGGACGAAGTTCGGGTATACAGCCTGAACCAGAAAGGACATGTAGTAGAGCTGGCCGGCAAAGAAGCTGTAGTTCAGCTGGGCATCATGAAGATGAAGGTCAGCCTGGATGATCTCGAACTGGTGCAGCAGGAACAAGCGGCCAAAACGCCGCAGCGTACTGTGACGAATGTGAAACGTACGAAGGACGATTCGGTGCGTACCGAGCTTGATCTTCGCGGAGCCAATCTGGAAGAAGCGCTGATCGAGGTAGACCGTTTCCTGGACGAAGCTTTCCTCGCCAATCTTGGTCAGGTCTATATCATTCATGGTAAAGGAACGGGTGTCCTGAGAAACGGCATGCAGGAATATTTGCGCAGACATAAGCATATAAAGAGCTATCGACTGGGCAATTATGGGGAAGGCGGCTCTGGTGTAACGGTTGCCGAGCTTAAATAGTCGAAAAGGGGGAACTGCTCTGGACACGATCGATCAGCTGCTGGCTTTTCCGTTTGGACATACCATCGGAATTTTATCGTTATCGATTCTGGAGCTGGTAGTGTTTCTTGCCTGTTTCGAGCGGTTCACTTCTTACCGCTGCTGGGATGAAATTGCCGCGGGCAATGCGGCGGCGGCTTTGGCTACAGGCGGTAAAATCGCCGGCATCTGCTTGATTTTGCGGTCGGCGGCTTCCTACCCGGGTATTAATGATTTTATCAAATGGTCCTGCTTCGGTACTTTATTATTGTTAATTGCCTATCTATTATTTGAATTTTTTACACCCGTATTTAAAATTGATGAAGAAATCAAATCGCGCAATACGGCAGCCGGGGTGATCTCGGTGTTCATCTCGGTATCGCTGGCGCTTGTCATAGCGGCGTGTATGGTTTAGAGAAAGCAGGAGGAATGAAAATGGAAACAACGGTTTGCCCGTGGTGTCAAACGGAAATAGTCTGGGATGAGGAAATCGGGCCCGAAGAGGAATGCCCTCATTGCCATAATGAACTGAAAGGTTATCGTACGTTAAACGTCACTTTAAGTGATGATGAAGAAGAGTTGCAGGAGGAACTGGAGGAGGAATCCTACAATTCTGACAGCTCATGGATGGATGAGGAGGAAAGCAGCAGTCCCCGTACCCAAGGGTTAACCCGATTGCCGTCCCTTGACGGAAATGATACGGACTTACTTGCTTATGAATCCGCCATCGGCAAAATTCTTGAAACCCAGGATCAAATGCCTGAGTGCCCGCACTGCCGGGAATATATGATTCTGACTGGAAAGAACATGGTGAAGGCAGACGGGTACAGTTCCGTGACCCCGGCAGGACTCAAACATCCGCTGCTTGAGGCTCCGATCCGGATGAATGTTTATGTCTGCCCTTCCTGTTTCCATGTCAGCTCCTTCTTGACGGATGAGGATCGGATTCGTTTTGCCGGTCGGGTCCAACAAGCTGCAGAATCAAATGAAAACTGAGGGTTGATCAGCCTCAAAAAGGGTTGAATAGATGAGAAGCCGCTCCCGTGTTGGGGGCGGCTTTTTGGTCGAATCTATCCTCTATTCGGCTGCTCTTCAGCAGCAGATGCCTTACCTTAGTCATAATCAGTCAAGAGCGGCTGCTGTCCGTGAGCCGTCCGTACAAGTGAAAATAATTCCAGATCACGGCGGCTGTGTCCTTTCAAAACATCCATGATCAGCTTTGAAGCAATATAACTGTATACAGCCCCGTTGCCTCCGTATCCTTCCATGAACAAGCAGCCCGGGAATCGGGGGTGCTCGCCGATATAGGGCAGTCCATCGTGTGTCTGGCCGAATACGGCACCCCAAGCGAATTCAGCCTTTAATCCTGCTGCCATGGGGAACAATTCAGCTAATTCCTGCAGGAGGTTATCACATTGGCTGAGATATCGGGTTTCATCGAGTCCACCCGGCCCAATGGATTCGTCACGTCCTCCTATAATAATCCGGTTGTCGGAGGTAGTCCGCAAATATAAATAAGGGCGGGCGCTCTCCCAAATCAAACATCTTTGATACCACTGATCCAGAAACTGGACAGGCTCTGTTGCAAGCGCAAAGGATTGGGTCAAATAGGCTCCCCGGTCTTTCTTCATCTCCTGGGTTTCGTAGCCTGTGGCAATGACTACTCGATCGGCCGTAACCTCATGTTCACCAACTCTGCAGCGGACATGACGACCATCAAAATGAAAGCCGGCTGCAGGGCTGTCCTCATAAACCTTGACTCCATTTCGGGCGGCTGCCTGCAGCAGGACATGTACGAAATGATAAGGATTTATTTCCGCATCTCCAGATGTGTAAATCGCTCCCGGTTTAGAGAAAGGAAACCGTCTGGCGATCTCCTGCTCGGACAGCCATGCTGCAGAAAATCCATATTTTCGCAGCGTTTCGTATTCTTCCTGAAGCATGGGTTTGTCGTCAAGGGTACTGGCAAAATACAGACTGCTGCGAAGCGCCATGCCTTCTTCCATACCGCCCGTTTCTTTATAAAAACGGGTTAAGCCATGAACGGCTTCCCTGCACAGCTGATAAAATCGAACACCTTTCTCTTCGCCGAAACTGTTTATGCAGGAGGTTAAGGTTTTATCGCTGGTATATTGAATCAGTCCGGTGTTCGCACCGGAGCTTCCGGAACCAGCCTTATGTTTCTCCAGCAAGGTGACGTTCATGCCAGTTTTGGAAAGCATATAAGCTAATAAGCAGCCGCTGAGGCCCCCTCCAATGATCAGAACATCACACCGCAGGGATTCTGAAAGAACAGGGTACTGCTGAGGTTTATCATACAGAGTCGGCCAAAATAAACGGCCGGAATGAAGCTGCATCGAAATCAACGCCTTTCCGCAAATGAGACCCGGTTATTATTCTCGAAAGTCCTGTTTCCTATTTAAATCCTTCACATAATGAGCTGTATAAGGGACATAATATT
Encoded proteins:
- a CDS encoding DUF350 domain-containing protein encodes the protein MPSLNSRKGGTALDTIDQLLAFPFGHTIGILSLSILELVVFLACFERFTSYRCWDEIAAGNAAAALATGGKIAGICLILRSAASYPGINDFIKWSCFGTLLLLIAYLLFEFFTPVFKIDEEIKSRNTAAGVISVFISVSLALVIAACMV
- a CDS encoding NAD(P)/FAD-dependent oxidoreductase is translated as MQLHSGRLFWPTLYDKPQQYPVLSESLRCDVLIIGGGLSGCLLAYMLSKTGMNVTLLEKHKAGSGSSGANTGLIQYTSDKTLTSCINSFGEEKGVRFYQLCREAVHGLTRFYKETGGMEEGMALRSSLYFASTLDDKPMLQEEYETLRKYGFSAAWLSEQEIARRFPFSKPGAIYTSGDAEINPYHFVHVLLQAAARNGVKVYEDSPAAGFHFDGRHVRCRVGEHEVTADRVVIATGYETQEMKKDRGAYLTQSFALATEPVQFLDQWYQRCLIWESARPYLYLRTTSDNRIIIGGRDESIGPGGLDETRYLSQCDNLLQELAELFPMAAGLKAEFAWGAVFGQTHDGLPYIGEHPRFPGCLFMEGYGGNGAVYSYIASKLIMDVLKGHSRRDLELFSLVRTAHGQQPLLTDYD